A single genomic interval of Cucumis sativus cultivar 9930 chromosome 7, Cucumber_9930_V3, whole genome shotgun sequence harbors:
- the LOC101215283 gene encoding 60S ribosomal protein L7-4, which produces MGEEAKAIVPESVLKKAKRNEEWSLASKQELEAAKKKRAETRKLIYNRAKLYSKEYEEQEKELVRLKREARLKGGFYVDPEAKLLFIVRIRGINAIDPKTRKILQLLRLRQIFNGVFLKVNKATLNMLHRVEPYVTYGYPNLKSVKELIYKRGFGKLNKQRTALTDNSIVEQALGKHGILSVEDLIHEIMTVGPHFKEANNFLWPFKLKAPLGGLKKKRNHYVEGGDAGNRENYINELIRRMN; this is translated from the exons ATGGGTGAAGAAGCAAAGGCCATAGTTCCAGAGTCGGTCTTgaaaaaagcaaagagaaaTGAAGAGTGGTCTTTGGCCAGTAAGCAAGAACTTGAGGcagcaaagaagaagagagcCGAGACCAGGAAATTGATTTACAACCGTGCTAAATTGTACTCAAAGGAATATGAGGAGCAG GAAAAAGAGCTTGTTAGGCTGAAGCGTGAAGCGAGGTTGAAGGGAGGATTTTATGTTGACCCGGAGGCAAAGCTTTTGTTCATTGTTCGTATTCGTGG TATCAATGCCATTGACCCTAAGACGAGAAAGATATTGCAGCTTTTGAGACTGAGACAG ATATTCAATGGTGTATTTCTGAAAGTCAACAAAGCAACACTGAATATGCTTCACAGGGTTGAACCTTATGTGACTTATGG TTATCCCAATCTCAAGAGTGTGAAAGAACTCATCTACAAGAGAGGCTTTGGGAAACTAAACAAGCAGAGAACTGCTTTGACCGACAACTCAATCGTTGAACAG GCCCTAGGTAAACATGGAATTTTGAGCGTTGAAGATCTTATTCACGAGATCATGACAGTTGGACCTCATTTTAAAGAGGCAAACAACTTCCTGTGGCCTTTCAAGCTCAAGGCGCCATTGGGtggtttgaaaaagaagaggaacCACTATGTTGAAGGAGGAGATGCTGGAAACCGTGAAAATTACATCAATGAGCTTATCAGAAGAATGAACTAG